A single window of Alosa alosa isolate M-15738 ecotype Scorff River chromosome 11, AALO_Geno_1.1, whole genome shotgun sequence DNA harbors:
- the c11h15orf39 gene encoding uncharacterized protein C15orf39 homolog, giving the protein MRAGGIFVPMLVVKEGLFPQVHGTFIDQVLQEHRVELRPTTLSEEKHLTQLQKRACSSKLRRLLSLRHLPDIYADVLNLFYYTSVCKALDSTSHVAAKKTPQM; this is encoded by the exons ATGCGGGCCGGCGGCATCTTCGTCCCCATGCTGGTGGTAAAGGAGGGGCTGTTCCCGCAGGTGCACGGTACCTTCATCGACCAGGTGCTGCAGGAGCATCGGGTGGAGCTGCGCCCCACCACCCTCTCGGAGGAGAAGCACCTGACCCAGCTGCAGAAGCGGGCATGCTCGTCCAAGCTCCGCAGGCTGCTGTCGCTCCGACACCTACCAGATATTTACGCCGACGTGCTCAACCTGTTCTACTACACCAGCGTCTGTAAGGCCCTAG attccacttcccACGTTGCTGCCAAAAAGACACCTCAG ATGTAG